The proteins below are encoded in one region of Cucurbita pepo subsp. pepo cultivar mu-cu-16 chromosome LG10, ASM280686v2, whole genome shotgun sequence:
- the LOC111804137 gene encoding equilibrative nucleotide transporter 3-like: MTGSTEESGAPARTGGKFTALAVCWVLGFGSLVCWNSMLTIGDYYYLLFPDYHPSRVLTLVYQPFAFGTIAILAYNEAKIDTRWRNIRGYTLFFISSVLLIVLDLVSSGRGGIGPYIALCIIVGSFGVADAFVQGGMVGDLALMCPEFIQSFMAGLAASGALTSGLRLITKAAFENVHDGLRKGTILFLAISAAFEFLCVILYASVFPKIPLVKFYRKKAASEGSKTVSADLAAAGIQLQLNQGNKTEVLTKKQLLQQNMDYLLGVSLIYVLTLSIFPGFLYENTGEHQLGSWYPLVLIAMYNVWDLIGRYSPLIKFLKLESRKGLLISILSRFLLIPAFYFTAKYGDQGWMIMLTSFLGLTNGHLTVCVFTAAPKGYKAPEQNALGNMLVMFLLGGIFAGVSLGWLWIIGNGSF; this comes from the exons ATGACTGGTTCTACTGAAGAATCTGGGGCTCCAGCGAGGACTGGG GGGAAGTTTACAGCTCTTGCAGTTTGCTGGGTTCTCGGCTTTGGTTCCCTCGTTTGTTGGAACAGTATGCTAACTATTGGAGATTACTATTATCTATTGTTTCCG gattATCATCCTTCAAGAGTACTCACTCTCGTGTATCAACCATTTGCATTTGGAACCATTGCAATTCTGGCATATAATGAAGCAAAAATCGATACCCGATGGAGGAACATTCGTGGATACACTCTCTTCTTCATAAGTTCTGTGTTGCTTATAGTT TTGGATTTGGTCTCCTCTGGAAGAGGAGGGATTGGACCATATATTGCTCTGTGTATCATCGTCGGTTCTTTCGGTGTTGCCGATGCCTTCGTGCAAGGTGGGATGGTTGGAGATCTCGCTTTGATGTGTCCTGAATTCATCCAG TCTTTCATGGCTGGATTGGCTGCCTCAGGAGCTCTAACTTCAGGGTTGAGATTGATCACAAAAGCTGCATTTGAGAACGTCCATGATGGTCTTCGTAAAGGGACGA TTCTATTTCTAGCGATATCTGCTGCTTTCGAGTTCCTTTGTGTTATTCTCTATGCGTCAGTCTTTCCCAAAATCCCACTAGTGAAGTTCTACCGTAAAAAGGCAGCCTCTGAAGGATCGAAAACCGTGTCAGCTGACCTTGCCGCTGCAGGCATCCAGCTTCAACTAAACCAA GGAAACAAAACTGAAGTACTTACCAAAAAGCAACTTCTTCAACAGAACATGGATTATCTTTTGGGCGTGTCACTGATATACGTTCTCACATTGTCAATCTTTCCTGGCTTCTTGTATGAAAATACTGGAGAACACCAATTGGGTTCATG GTATCCACTTGTTTTGATAGCAATGTACAATGTGTGGGATCTGATAGGCAGATACTCACCTCTCATCAAATTTCTGAAGTTGGAGTCGAGGAAGGGCCTCTTGATCTCAATTCTGAGTCGTTTTCTACTAATCCCAGCGTTTTACTTCACAGCAAAGTATGGTGATCAAGGGTGGATGATCATGCTCACTTCCTTCTTGGGATTGACCAATGGCCATCTTACAGTTTGTGTTTTTACTGCAGCACCTAAAGGCTACAAG GCACCTGAGCAGAATGCGTTGGGGAATATGCTTGTCATGTTCCTTTTAGGAGGCATTTTTGCAGGAGTTTCCCTTGGTTGGTTGTGGATCATTGGAAATGGCAGCTTTTGA